In Primulina eburnea isolate SZY01 chromosome 14, ASM2296580v1, whole genome shotgun sequence, the following proteins share a genomic window:
- the LOC140813125 gene encoding epidermis-specific secreted glycoprotein EP1-like codes for MTLPSFFTLSFILLCSLCCIVEAVVPPSQTFNFVNEGEFGPYIVEYDAFYRVLSIANSPFQLCFYNTTPGAYTLALRMGTVRSESLMRWVWEANRGNPVGENATFSLGTDGNLVLAEANGQVVWQSNTANKNVVGFKLLPNGNMVLHDSKGEFIWQSFDSPTDTLLVGQSLRLKSPNKLVSRLSEKENKNGPYSLVLEPKRFALYYKSENSPTPMLYFDSTNYLFFGNNSIDVLTFTSDPETEDAFAYELKFVSPDGRNRILSRPKYNTTLTYLRLGIDGGLRAFTFYAPVDSQAWEETFTLFPRNSGEECQIPERCGNFGLCEDSQCVACPSPNGLLGWSKTCTPPKIASCNNVKYYKIEGVDHFLSKYTSGTGTTKESDCQQKCTSDCKCAGFFFNGAESRCWVVYDLKTLTKVDNASHVGFIKTPSSVIRIKQA; via the coding sequence ATGACTCTCCCTTCCTTCTTTACCCTGTCCTTTATATTATTATGCTCACTCTGTTGCATTGTTGAAGCTGTTGTGCCTCCTTCGCAAACGTTCAACTTTGTCAACGAAGGGGAGTTTGGACCTTATATAGTCGAATATGATGCATTTTATAGAGTTCTGTCCATAGCCAATTCCCCGTTCCAACTATGTTTCTACAACACGACGCCTGGTGCATACACTTTGGCCTTACGAATGGGCACCGTACGTTCAGAATCGCTGATGCGTTGGGTTTGGGAGGCGAATCGTGGCAATCCGGTCGGAGAGAATGCAACATTCTCGCTGGGGACGGACGGGAATCTTGTGTTAGCGGAAGCAAATGGGCAAGTGGTGTGGCAATCAAACACGGCCAATAAAAATGTTGTAGGTTTTAAATTGTTGCCTAATGGTAACATGGTGCTACATGATTCTAAGGGTGAATTTATATGGCAAAGTTTTGACTCCCCCACGGACACTCTCCTAGTGGGCCAATCTCTTCGACTGAAAAGCCCGAACAAGCTCGTGAGCAGGCTTTCGGAGAAGGAGAACAAAAATGGGCCATATAGCTTGGTCTTGGAGCCCAAGAGATTTGCATTGTATTACAAGAGCGAAAATTCTCCCACGCCCATGTTATATTTCGACTCTACAAACTATCTCTTTTTTGGTAATAATTCTATTGATGTTTTGACGTTCACTAGTGATCCCGAGACGGAGGATGCGTTTGCATATGAGTTGAAATTTGTGAGCCCGGATGGCCGAAACCGGATTTTATCCCGGCCCAAATACAATACCACGTTAACGTATCTCCGACTGGGGATCGACGGAGGGTTAAGGGCATTTACGTTCTACGCCCCAGTGGACTCTCAAGCATGGGAAGAAACATTCACTCTTTTCCCAAGAAATTCTGGTGAAGAATGCCAAATACCAGAAAGATGTGGGAATTTTGGGCTTTGTGAAGATAGCCAATGTGTGGCCTGCCCATCCCCCAATGGGCTTTTGGGTTGGAGCAAGACTTGTACGCCTCCAAAGATAGCATCTTGCAACAATGTAAAGTACTACAAAATAGAAGGGGTTGACCATTTCTTGAGCAAATACACCAGTGGAACAGGGACCACTAAGGAGTCGGATTGCCAGCAAAAATGTACATCGGACTGCAAGTGCGCGGGCTTTTTCTTTAATGGAGCGGAGTCCAGGTGCTGGGTTGTGTATGATTTAAAAACTCTCACCAAGGTGGACAACGCATCGCATGTGGGCTTTATAAAGACTCCGAGTAGCGTTATTCGAATAAAACAGGCTTGA